From a region of the Salvelinus alpinus chromosome 2, SLU_Salpinus.1, whole genome shotgun sequence genome:
- the LOC139549354 gene encoding zinc finger protein ZFP2-like yields the protein MSFTTSSHLTVHQRTHTGEKPYSCDQCGKSFTASGSLTLHQRTHTGEKPFCCDQCGKSFAAYGTLTLHQRTHTGEKPFSCDQCGKSFAAYGTLTQHQRTHTGEKPYSCGQCGKCFGQSGHLVLHQRTHTGEKPYSCDQCGKSFAAYRTLTQHQRTHTGEKPYSCGQCGKSFGQSGHLVLHQRTHTGEKSYSCDQCGKSFTTSGHLTRHQRIHTGEKPNSCGQCGKSFTTSSNLTIHQRTHTGEKPYSCGQCGKSFTTSSNLTIHQRTHTGEKPYTCNQCGKSFGRSGELTVHQRIHTGEKPYSCVQCGKSFGRSGNLTLHQIEHTGEKSYSCDQCDKRYSDKRSLIKHQKIHT from the coding sequence atgagttttactacatcaagccatctgacagtacaccagagaacacacacaggagagaaaccttatagctgtgatcaatgtgggaagagttttactgcatctggctctctgactctacaccagagaacacacacaggagagaaacctttttgctgtgatcaatgtgggaagagttttgctgcatatgggactctgactctacaccagaggacacacacaggagagaaaccttttagctgtgatcaatgtgggaagagttttgctgcatATGGGActctgactcaacaccagagaacacacacaggagagaaaccttacagctgtggtcaatgtgggaagtgttttggtcaatctggccatctggtattacaccagagaacacacacaggagagaaaccttatagctgtgatcaatgtgggaagagttttgctgcatATAGAActctgactcaacaccagagaacacacacaggagagaaaccttatagctgtggtcaatgtgggaagagttttggtcaatctggccatctggtattacaccagagaacacacacaggagagaaatcttacagctgtgatcaatgtgggaagagttttactacatctggccatctgacaaggcaccagagaatacacacaggagagaagcctaatagctgtggtcaatgtgggaagagttttactacatctagcaatctgactatacaccagagaacacacacaggagagaaaccttacagctgtggtcaatgtgggaagagttttactacatctagcaatctgactatacaccagagaacacacacaggagagaaaccttatacctgtaatcaatgtggaaagagttttggtcgatctggagagctgacagtgcaccagagaatacacacaggagagaaaccttacagctgtgttcaatgtgggaagagttttggtcgatctggcaatctgactctacaccagatagaacacacaggagagaaatcgtatagctgtgatcaatgtgacaagagatactctgataaaagatctctgatcaaacatcagaaaatacatacatga